One genomic region from Rosa rugosa chromosome 1, drRosRugo1.1, whole genome shotgun sequence encodes:
- the LOC133728311 gene encoding uncharacterized protein LOC133728311: MPGACNDLNVLAKSPLFDELVAGRAPLIQFQVNNRAHSLGYYLADSIYSRWATFLKTVRNPTRPKEIEFAKAQEGYRKDVERCFGILQSRFGIVRGAARGWHKEDLRYIMLTCIILHNMIVENERPEDSDDELESDDEEDNNMRPRIAEVWEGPTGRDFDPVGRDAQHMNGFMDRYQQIRSEHSHSNLQEDLIQHFWKFQGNRSI; this comes from the coding sequence ATGCCCGGGGCATGCAACGACCTGAACGTCTTGGCAAAGTCTCCGTTGTTTGATGAGCTTGTCGCCGGTAGAGCACCTCTGATCCAATTCCAAGTTAACAACAGAGCTCACAGTCTAGGGTACTATCTCGCCGACAGTATTTATTCTCGATGGGCGACTTTCTTGAAAACTGTTCGAAATCCTACACGCCCCAAGGAAATCGAGTTTGCAAAGGCTCAAGAGGGGTATAGGAAGGATGTAGAGAGatgttttggtatattacagTCACGGTTTGGTATTGTTAGAGGAGCTGCTCGTGGGTGGCATAAAGAGGACCTTCGATACATTATGTTGACGtgtattatattacacaacatgatTGTCGAAAATGAACGACCTGAAGACAGCGATGATGAGTTGGAGTCCGATGATGAGGAGGATAACAATATGAGGCCCAGGATTGCTGAGGTATGGGAGGGACCAACCGGTAGAGACTTTGATCCTGTTGGTAGAGATGCTCAGCATATGAACGGATTCATGGACCGCTACCAACAAATTAGATCTGAGCACAGTCACTCCAACCTTCAGGAAGACCTCATTCAACACTTTTGGAAATTTCAAGGCAATAGGAGTATCTAG
- the LOC133728318 gene encoding uncharacterized protein LOC133728318, translated as MNNLWDQIRRSQDEDDEEMMATNAIVIAAVAEESGNQHRGRGSHPGRAPNEERLREERGKGMLADYFVDRPVFKDPVFQTRYRMSLNLFKRISTDLCQYDHYFVQRSDATGKVGLLPEQKMTAALRMVAYGAGADQCAEYYRMAKSTSVAALQHFTRGIVDLYSAEYLRAPTAADLRRLLAKAERRGFPGISGSIDCMH; from the coding sequence ATGAACAATTTGTGGGATCAAATTCGACGGTctcaggatgaagatgatgaagagatgaTGGCCACCAACGCCATTGTCATCGCTGCAGTCGCAGAAGAATCTGGAAACCAACACCGAGGGCGCGGTTCTCATCCAGGTCGTGCACCAAATGAGGAACGACTTAGAGAAGAAAGGGGCAAAGGTATGTTGGCCGACTACTTTGTCGACCGGCCAGTGTTCAAAGATCCGGTGTTCCAAACACGTTACAGGATGAGTCTCAATCTCTTCAAGCGTATATCTACTGACCTTTGCCAGTATGATCATTACTTTGTTCAAAGGTCAGATGCTACCGGCAAAGTCGGACTGCTTCCGGAGCAGAAGATGACAGCTGCCTTGCGAATGGTTGCTTACGGTGCAGGGGCAGATCAATGTGCTGAGTATTATCGGATGGCGAAATCCACCTCCGTCGCAGCCCTTCAGCACTTTACACGAGGAATTGTTGATCTTTACTCAGCAGAATACCTCCGCGCTCCTACTGCAGCCGACCTCAGACGACTTCTTGCCAAAGCTGAGAGGAGAGGTTTTCCAGGAATTAGTGGGAGCATCGACTGTATGCATTAg
- the LOC133728326 gene encoding uncharacterized protein LOC133728326, which produces MTTSSLSLQRWEPPLPCIIKINVDASWHLESLGGGIAAFFRDSSGLLLHGVSKYVCTSSPLLEEALACREALLHAHDLSLTNIMIASDSQDLIHALSYSSHHSHLSLAHIVSDIRILAASFSSLS; this is translated from the coding sequence ATGACCACTTCATCGCTGTCCTTACAGCGTTGGGAGCCACCTCTCCCTTGTATCATCAAGATAAATGTAGATGCTTCCTGGCACTTAGAATCACTTGGAGGTGGAATTGCTGCTTTCTTTCGAGACTCCTCTGGTTTGCTCCTCCATGGTGTGTCCAAGTATGTTTGTACCTCTTCTCCACTACTTGAGGAAGCCTTGGCTTGTAGAGAGGCTTTACTCCATGCTCATGATCTCTCTCTGACCAATATCATGATCGCTTCAGACTCTCAAGATCTTATTCACGCCCTTTCATACTCATCTCATCATTCTCATTTGTCGCTAGCTCATATCGTCTCTGATATCCGAATTCTGGCTGCTTCTTTTAGCAGCCTCAGCTAG